Genomic DNA from Peribacillus simplex:
GCTAAGGAAAAGCGTAAGCATCAGCATGGAAATCCAACTGAATCGTAGGGTTCTCTTCATTATTTATTCCTCCGTTTTCTTTTTCATTGTTTTGGTTGGGTAGGATTTACTTATAAAAGTAATCTCCTCGACCCCCTGTTGCTTATTGACGTAGACTGCCATCACGAAAAATACATTTGCAAGCAAGTGAGTGTAATCAAAAAGAATTCCCGGAATTTCCTTTTCTAGACTTACCTTGTGTAAAGCTCGCACGGACTTTTTGGCTTCACTGCGGCAAGTATGCAAAGTACATGCTGCGGTTGATCCTTGTGGGAGGACGAATGTTTCGATTCGATCCTTCACTTCGGCGACATACCGGTCGTAGATTGCACTTAAACGGTCGAGGTCATCGCCGGTAATGGCTAATTTCCCACGGACTGAACCATTTAAATGGTAAGCCATAGGCAACAATTCCATTAAGTCATGGTATACATCGGGGACATTCTCAGTAAGTGAGGCGGCCAAGCCGATTTGTGTCGTCAATGAGTCTGTACGGATTTCAAAATCGACGGTCGATACGGACTCACGCATGTATGGGTAGTATAAAAAACGAAAGTCTTTCTTTGTCATAAATCTTCCTCCTTTTACGTTTTGGGTGAATGACCTCCGTATTGCTTTTCCCAGCAAGACAAATAGCCGACCAAGGGTTTCGGTCGGCTTCGGGCATCTATGTATCTGTAGTAGAAAAAAGATGGGAGAGCCGTACAATCTCCCATCTTCCGAAGAGCATAATACGATGAAAAAAGGCAGGTCTCCTGGCTTATGCGTCATTTTACTCTAAGAACCTTCCCATTTGGGTTAAATGGACGGTAATCAGCGTGCGATTACATCCTCAAATAGTGGTATGCATCTTATTTCATTAGCACTTACAGTTGCGGAAACAGCTTCGGTTTTAAACCGAATTCCCTATTAAGCTGACAATGCAGCACCTTTTTCTGCAAGGTTCATATTCACTTAGCAACAGTTTACCATACCTTTTTCAATAGGCCGCATTAATATTTTTAGACAAATTCGTTTATGGTTTACCGAATATCTAGTAAACTTACAATGTAAGGGTTAATTGGAGCTTAATGTAAAAATTTCGATATAGAAAAGGTATGAAATAATAGTGATACTGTGAATCCCGGGAGGTAGAGAATGATTTATAAGCAGGTCAATCAAAAACTGGAAATGGTTCTGGGGAATGTCGAAAAGGTGATTATCGGAAAACGGGATATAGCAGAACTAAGTATTGTGGCACTCCTTTCCGGTGGACATGTCTTATTGGAGGATGTTCCGGGCGTGGGGAAGACAGTCATGGTAAGGGCACTGGCAAAATCTATAGGTGCAAGCTTTAAGCGAATTCAATTCACACCTGATTTACTTCCTTCTGATGTTACTGGTGTTTCGATCTTCAATCCTAAGGAACAAGAATTCATTTTTAGGCCAGGTCCGATAATGGGACATATTATTTTAGCCGATGAAATTAACCGGACCTCGCCGAAAACCCAGTCTGCATTGCTTGAAGCCATGGAAGAGGCAAGTGTGACGATTGATGGTGTCACAAGGGGATTGGAGAAGCCATTCTTCGTAATGGCGACACAAAATCCGATCGAGTACGAGGGAACATATCCGCTTCCGGAGGCTCAATTGGATAGATTCCTATTAAAAATGAAAATGGGCTATCCAGGTGTGGAAGAAGAGATAGAGGTTCTTAATAGAGCTCAATACACGGTACCGCTTGAGGAGCTGGAATCCGTCATCACATTGGATGAATTGATAGAATTACAGGCTGACGTAAAAGCTGTGATAGTGGATGACACAATAAAACGATATATTGTTGAATTGGCGAATCGAACACGTACGCATGAAGGGGTCTATTTAGGTGTAAGCCCGCGTGGATCGATAGCATTGATGAAGGCAGCCCAGGCTTACGCGCTGATCCAGGGCAGGGACTATGTTCTGCCGGACGATGTTCAATATTTAGTTCCATTCGTATTTTCCCACCGGCTTATTTTGAAACCTGAAGCGAATTATGATGGCTTCGATGCTGGAATGGTGATACATGAAGTTGTGGCGACAACACAGGTGCCAGTGAAGCGGGCTATGACCTGATGCGCAAATTCATCAATATTTTAAGGGGAAATATGAGTGTGGTCGGACTGGTATTACTCATGACCGTTTCCTTTTGCTATGCAATGTTTCAAGGCGGTTTTGTCAGTTGGTTCATTTTTTATTCATTTTTGCCGTTTTCTGTGTACGCTTTGATTCTGCTGTTTTATCCGCTGCAGGATTTGACCGTTGAGAGAAAGGTCAATAAAAGGGAATGCCATTCCGGCGAATCTGTTGAAATAGCATTGACGTTTACCCGTAAAAACCGGCTGCCTCTATTATTTATGGTGGTAGAGGAGGAATTGCCTCAACAGCTGGAAGATAGGGGGTTCCAAAGGAAAATAATTATCTTTCCTGGATTCAGGCGTACCTTCAACATGTCATATACCTTGGAAAACTTGGAGCGTGGAGAGCATTCCTTTCAATTGATCCGCTTTTGGATTGGGGACTTTTTCGGGTTAGTCGAAAAGGAAGCGATATATAGTTCACCTCTGAAAATAACTGTTTTTCCTCGTTATCATGAGCTTGCCTACAGTGATCTTGATCGAGTGTTCAATCAGGGGGCAGTGGTTTCAACAAAGAAAACACAACGGGAACATTCAGTGGTCTCCGGAGTAAGGGAATATCAGCCAGGCGATCAGTTGTCATGGATTAATTGGAAGGCGACGGCCAGAACGAGTGAAATCATGACGAAGGAATTCGAAGTGCAGAAAAACCGGGATGTATTCATCATGCTTGATGAAAAGCCGTCTGATCTATTCGAAGAATCCATTGTAATGGCGGCTTCTCTTGCCCACGCCATGTTAAAGAAAGGCATGGAAATTGGGTATGTGAGTATGGGATCGAGGTTGATCATACCGGCAGCAGCAGGAAATAACCAGAAACGAAAGATTTTTTACAGACTTGTTAAAGAAGAGCCGGGTGTTGTAAACGCATTGAACGAAAGTGTCAGGAAGGGTATTCTTCCGGCAAACGCTGCTGTGATATTCATCGTTACAGACTTAACCTTAGAAAAGGTGGACATATTGAGCGCTTTCCGGCCTAATCAGGGATTAATGTTATGTGTTAAGAAACAGGCAGATCTTACTGATGAGGAAAGGTTGTCAAGTTCTACAGCTGTTTCGAGGGGGATAAAGGTTAGCTTTTTTGAAAATGGCCAACTAAAGTTTGATAGACCAGGGGTGATGGCAAAATGAATGTCACTACCGATAAGCTGGAAAGGTTCATGCATGTCCTAATGTATGTATTTGGTCTGGTGTTGATTACTGAATGGTTAAGGCCTGTCGATAAACTAACGGATACAGGTAATATCATCATTTTTATCTTATTTTTGGTCTATTCCCTGCTACTGCATTATTTCCGCATACATTGGTCAATGCGATTTATTCTCATTAGTTCTTATATAATGATTTCATTACAGTTCCTCCATTCAAAAGACGCTTTATTTCAATTGTCATGGCTGAAAGGATTTCTAGCGGATTTTAAGGGCAATCTTGGTTTTATATATGATGGGAATTGGGAGTTGATCACAAATCCATTTCGAACGTTGCTATTCTTTGTCCTTCTTTGGCTTGTAACATATTTGATTCATTACTGGGTGATGGTTAGGCAAAGCATCTTTTTCTTTTTTATGTTAACGGTGATTTTTATATCTGTACTTGACACATTCACTCCTTATGTGGGGGATATGGCAATGATTAGAATAATCATCATCGGGTTCTTGATGCTGGGCCTGCTTTCCCTGCTGCGACTGACGATACAGGAGAGGATTAAGATTCCGATGGTTTCCATCAATAAGTGGATCTTGATGCTGACCGGCATGATATTGGTAAGTGTCCTTGTTGGTTTCGCTGCACCTAAGCTCTCTCCGCAGTGGCCGGACCCGGTGCCTTATATTACTTCTTATTCTGATGAAGCGGGGAAAGAAGAAGGTGGTTCGAAGCGTAAAAGTGTCGGATATGATGAAGACGATTCGGAACTTGGCGGTTCGATAGAGCCGGATAGTTCCATCGTTTTTTATAATAATGCTCCTGCAGGACATTACTGGAAAGTTGAGAACAAGGATATTTATACCGGTAAAGGGTGGGTTTCCATCATGGAAACGGACTTTCACACTTTTTCCAACGGACAGGATATGGCATCTTTAGGTATTTACGACGTTCCTGAAATGGTGAGGACAGAAGAAATGACGGCAAAAGTGTCCATGACGGAATCATATTCCCATATCCTTCATCCGCAGTCCGGGTATTTAAAAAAGATTGAGGCCAAAAACGGGGTGGATTTCAAATATTATCAGGGTATGGACAAAGTGATATCCGAACAGGGTATTGGCGAACGAATGTCCCCGAAAGAGTATGAGCTTTTCTATGATATGCCGAGTTTTGATATAGCTGAGTTAAGGAAGGTAACGGATCACGACGAATCGATGGATTTAATAATGGAAAAAAACACTCAGCTTCCAGAGGGATTGCCAAACCGGATATATGAATTGGCATCCCGGCTTACAAGAAATGAAACGAATTGGTACGATAAGGCAAAAGCCATTGAGGATTATTTTGACGGACCTGAATTCATTTATTCTAAGGACGATATTCCGTATCCGGAGAGCAATCAAGATTATGTCGATCAATTTTTATTCGAGACACAGATAGGGTATTGCGATAATTTTTCAAGTGCAATGGTCGTTTTGCTAAGAGCCGCCAATATACCTGCAAGGTGGGTAAAGGGTTATACGGAAGGGGAAAAATCAATCCTTGAGGGCGAATCCGTTTATAAGGTGACCAATAATAATGCACATTCCTGGGTCGAGGTTTATTTTGCAGGGATCGGCTGGGTTCCCTTCGAGCCGACAAAGGGTTTCGATGGGGAAGTTGAATTTTACGATTCGGAATTGAAACAGGAAGTGAAGAACCCTGAAGAAACCCCAACTAATGAAGAGCAAACAAAGAAAGCTACCAGGGAATTTCATGATACACCCGATAGGGAAACTCGAACATCCGTGAAAACTGGTATTGGGAACATGGAAAGGTTCTTAAAATGGATTGCCATCACACTGTCAGGTGTATTGATACTCGCTTCTATTGGTTATTTCTTCAGAAGGAAGTGGATTCCTCATCTGCAGATTCTTCGTTATAGAAAGAAAACAGGTGCTCATTTCCCGGCAGCCTATTTAATATTATTGAAACAATTAAAACGAGCTGGGTTGGTTCGTCCGGAGGGGCAAACTTTAAGGGAGTACGCAGCCTATGTGGATGCAGTGTACGATACGGATGAAATGAGTGAATTGACGGCTAAATATGAGTTAATGATATATCGTGGAGACGTGGAAGTTGGCGAATGGAAACACTTTCAAGAGGGTTGGGAAAGCTTAATGAGAAAAACTAGCTCTTGACCAGGTTTTTATTATATTGATACAATAACAAAAACTAACTTAAACTAATATATCCTTCATATATCCTCGATAATATGGATCGAAAGTTTCTACCGAATCACCGTAAATGATTTGACTATGAAGGCGGATTTTAACAGGAAAGCTGAAAATCTGCCTTCGTCTATACTTTTTCTGTATTTTTGAGGGTGGATTTTTAGTTTTTCTTTTTTTATGATAATATTTTTTATAAGAAATTATCACTCGATTTTATGAGTGAATTACATTGATAGAGGTGACGTTTGTGCCGGGGAAAACAGAATTGCAAAAAAACCAGGAAATGATCGTAGTACTTGATTTCGGAAGCCAATATAATCAATTGATCACTCGTCGTATCCGCGAATTTGGTGTGTACAGTGAGCTTCATCCTCATACAATTACTGTAGAAGAAATCGAGAAAATGAACCCAACGGGAATTATTTTCTCAGGGGGCCCGAACAGTGTTTATGATGCGAATGCATTTGGTTGTGATGAACGCATTTTCGAAATGGGCCTTCCGATTTTCGGTATTTGTTATGGCATGCAGCTTATGACTAAACATTTTGGCGGTAAGGTGGAGCCAGCGAAAAACCGTGAATACGGAAAAGCGACACTTGCCATCCAAAATGAGTCCAAGTTATTCAGCGACCTGCCAAAAGAACAAATCGTCTGGATGAGCCATGGTGATTTAGTTGTGGAAACGCCTGAAGGTTTCCAAATTGATGGGACGAACCCGTCTTGCCCAATTTCGGCTATGAGTGACGAGTCACGTAAATTGTATGCCGTTCAATTCCATCCAGAAGTCCGTCATTCAGTATACGGTAATGACATTTTGAAAAATTTCGTATTCGGCGTTTGTGGCTGTAAAGGTGACTGGTCAATGGAGAACTTCATTGAAATAGAAATGGAGAAAATCCGCCAAACGGTCGGAGATAAAAAAGTGTTATGCGCATTGAGCGGCGGTGTGGATTCATCCGTGGTTGCTGTATTGATCCATAAAGCGATTGGCGATCAGCTGACATGTATTTTCGTTGATCATGGATTACTTCGTAAAGGGGAAGCCGAAGGTGTAATGGAAACATTCAGTGAAGGCTTCAATATGAACGTAATCAAGGTCGATGCAAAAGAACGTTTCCTATCGAAACTTGCTGGCGTTTCAGATCCGGAACAAAAACGGAAAATCATCGGTAACGAGTTCATCTACGTATTCGATGACGAAGCAACGAAGCTCGAAGGAATTGATTTCCTTGCACAGGGTACACTTTACACAGACATTATCGAGAGTGGTACGGCCACTGCACAAACAATTAAATCGCATCACAACGTTGGCGGTCTGCCGGAAGATATGCAATTTAAATTGATTGAGCCATTGAACACTCTATTCAAGGATGAAGTGCGGGCACTTGGAAGTGAAATGGGCATTCCGGATGAAATCGTTTGGCGTCAACCATTCCCGGGCCCAGGTTTAGGTATTCGTGTATTAGGCGAAATTTCAGATGAAAAACTAGAAATCGTTCGTGAATCTGACCATATCTTACGTGAAGAAATTAAAAAGAATGGTTTGGAACGTGAAATTTGGCAGTACTTTACGGTGCTTCCTAACATTCGAAGCGTTGGGGTTATGGGCGACGCGCGTACGTATGATTATAC
This window encodes:
- a CDS encoding AAA family ATPase, whose protein sequence is MIYKQVNQKLEMVLGNVEKVIIGKRDIAELSIVALLSGGHVLLEDVPGVGKTVMVRALAKSIGASFKRIQFTPDLLPSDVTGVSIFNPKEQEFIFRPGPIMGHIILADEINRTSPKTQSALLEAMEEASVTIDGVTRGLEKPFFVMATQNPIEYEGTYPLPEAQLDRFLLKMKMGYPGVEEEIEVLNRAQYTVPLEELESVITLDELIELQADVKAVIVDDTIKRYIVELANRTRTHEGVYLGVSPRGSIALMKAAQAYALIQGRDYVLPDDVQYLVPFVFSHRLILKPEANYDGFDAGMVIHEVVATTQVPVKRAMT
- the guaA gene encoding glutamine-hydrolyzing GMP synthase; this translates as MPGKTELQKNQEMIVVLDFGSQYNQLITRRIREFGVYSELHPHTITVEEIEKMNPTGIIFSGGPNSVYDANAFGCDERIFEMGLPIFGICYGMQLMTKHFGGKVEPAKNREYGKATLAIQNESKLFSDLPKEQIVWMSHGDLVVETPEGFQIDGTNPSCPISAMSDESRKLYAVQFHPEVRHSVYGNDILKNFVFGVCGCKGDWSMENFIEIEMEKIRQTVGDKKVLCALSGGVDSSVVAVLIHKAIGDQLTCIFVDHGLLRKGEAEGVMETFSEGFNMNVIKVDAKERFLSKLAGVSDPEQKRKIIGNEFIYVFDDEATKLEGIDFLAQGTLYTDIIESGTATAQTIKSHHNVGGLPEDMQFKLIEPLNTLFKDEVRALGSEMGIPDEIVWRQPFPGPGLGIRVLGEISDEKLEIVRESDHILREEIKKNGLEREIWQYFTVLPNIRSVGVMGDARTYDYTIGIRAVTSIDGMTSDWARIPWDVLEIISTRIVNEVNHVNRVVYDITSKPPATIEWE
- a CDS encoding DUF58 domain-containing protein, whose protein sequence is MVGLVLLMTVSFCYAMFQGGFVSWFIFYSFLPFSVYALILLFYPLQDLTVERKVNKRECHSGESVEIALTFTRKNRLPLLFMVVEEELPQQLEDRGFQRKIIIFPGFRRTFNMSYTLENLERGEHSFQLIRFWIGDFFGLVEKEAIYSSPLKITVFPRYHELAYSDLDRVFNQGAVVSTKKTQREHSVVSGVREYQPGDQLSWINWKATARTSEIMTKEFEVQKNRDVFIMLDEKPSDLFEESIVMAASLAHAMLKKGMEIGYVSMGSRLIIPAAAGNNQKRKIFYRLVKEEPGVVNALNESVRKGILPANAAVIFIVTDLTLEKVDILSAFRPNQGLMLCVKKQADLTDEERLSSSTAVSRGIKVSFFENGQLKFDRPGVMAK
- a CDS encoding DUF4129 domain-containing transglutaminase family protein codes for the protein MNVTTDKLERFMHVLMYVFGLVLITEWLRPVDKLTDTGNIIIFILFLVYSLLLHYFRIHWSMRFILISSYIMISLQFLHSKDALFQLSWLKGFLADFKGNLGFIYDGNWELITNPFRTLLFFVLLWLVTYLIHYWVMVRQSIFFFFMLTVIFISVLDTFTPYVGDMAMIRIIIIGFLMLGLLSLLRLTIQERIKIPMVSINKWILMLTGMILVSVLVGFAAPKLSPQWPDPVPYITSYSDEAGKEEGGSKRKSVGYDEDDSELGGSIEPDSSIVFYNNAPAGHYWKVENKDIYTGKGWVSIMETDFHTFSNGQDMASLGIYDVPEMVRTEEMTAKVSMTESYSHILHPQSGYLKKIEAKNGVDFKYYQGMDKVISEQGIGERMSPKEYELFYDMPSFDIAELRKVTDHDESMDLIMEKNTQLPEGLPNRIYELASRLTRNETNWYDKAKAIEDYFDGPEFIYSKDDIPYPESNQDYVDQFLFETQIGYCDNFSSAMVVLLRAANIPARWVKGYTEGEKSILEGESVYKVTNNNAHSWVEVYFAGIGWVPFEPTKGFDGEVEFYDSELKQEVKNPEETPTNEEQTKKATREFHDTPDRETRTSVKTGIGNMERFLKWIAITLSGVLILASIGYFFRRKWIPHLQILRYRKKTGAHFPAAYLILLKQLKRAGLVRPEGQTLREYAAYVDAVYDTDEMSELTAKYELMIYRGDVEVGEWKHFQEGWESLMRKTSS